A region of the Thamnophis elegans isolate rThaEle1 chromosome 1, rThaEle1.pri, whole genome shotgun sequence genome:
cttagagaaatgacaggccaatatctgcaaaacttggaaagaagtctcggagagtcacgaaccaatgaagcgaactaattgtctcctgcaaactccactcccctttcgctcctcttttatttcttctgggaggggccattcaccgtccatctgtggccttactcccaagacaacccctgttctttagcatgcgcacacttggaacaggctccaactgttcgtctgcctcactgacgtctgactctgaaggcagttgaaaACTGGCCCTGGTCCTGCCTcggacgcagagccctcatcagagccttccccagactccaggactggcccatgatccACCCCAACATCTTCACTGTCCAAATCTACTGCCAGGGTCCACTGGctgctgacgggccacaacactcCCCTAGGCGGGGCTCTGGGTAGAAGCCAGGCTTCCTGGGGGgctaagggggggaggggggaatcagatACCTTTAGTATTGGAGTTGATGACCTTGAGAGCAATGTCATAGGAATTGGCGGCCAGAACGTAATTTAATTGCTGGTAGTGAACATTGCCATATTCTCTCTTCCGGTTAGCCAGTGAGACTTTCTCTTTCCCGCTGAGGAGTTCCAAATCAGGAGCATCCTGGGCTGTCAACAATTCCACCTCGAGAGTTAAGGAAGCACAGGGAGGAATGTCGGGAATCCTGTTCGGAAGAAATCAGCAGGTGCATTCAGATCAGGTGAGATCCAAGGTTCAATCAACACAACGTTCTGTTGCCAAGAAGGGCCCATTTCATTGAGCCACTAAGTTTGCTAAACTAAACCcgagtttctcaacctttgcaacgtgtgtggacttcaactcccagaattctccagcctattctgggagttggaagtccacaagccttaaagttgtaaaggttgggaaacactgtacgAGACCAAAATCTCCTAAAACTGTGCACGTTTACGGATTCAAGCGACAAAATGTGTGTTGTGTCGCAGAGCATGTGGGCACACACAGATGATCTGCTGGAAACATTAAAGCAGCTAAGCTAGGAGTATCAAACAGACAATTCCATGAAGgatttcaaggttgactcagccttccttccttccaaggtgcGTAAAACGAGGaccccagactgttggggggcaataggctgactctgtaaagcgcttagagaggcctgtaaaagcactgtgaagtggtatataagtctgtgtgcTGTTGCTATTTCTTCCCAATACTTCACAGGTCAATTGCTGAAGCAGAAACTCCATTTCTGACCTTCGTGGCTGGACTGATCCaagtattatagcaatagcaatagcagttagacttatataccgcttcatagggctttcagccctctctatgcggtttacagagtcagcatatctcccgcaacaacaatccgggtcctcattttacccacctcggaaggatggaaggctgcgtcaaccctgagatggtgagatttgaacagccgaactgcagaactgcagtcagctgaagtagcctgcagtgctgcatttaaccactgcgccacctcggctctttattatGGGCTAGGTTAAGTCGAAAGGATTGTTACTAAGAACCTGGGTCCAACAAAATACCTCCAGGACATTCCACAGGTAGAGTCCGAAGACTCCACCCTCTGTTGCCTCTTAATGATCCTGTTTTCTGAAGTGGGCTGTTTCTACGCATAAGGTGGTAAGCAGAAGATCTATTTAATCCTCTTTAGAACAGCACAAGTGGATCAGAGATCCACCTAGCCCAACTTTTAgctaacaacccccccccccccccacacacacacattattgttTAAGGAGCAATAACTTTTTCTGGATTTTCTGTCTGCCAGCtggaaattagcaatagcaatagcagttagacttatataccgcttcatagggctttcagccctctctaagcggtttacagagtcagcatattgcccccaacaacaatccaggtcctcattttacccacctcggaaggatggaaggctgagtcaaccctgagccggtgagatctgaaccgccgaactgcagaactgcagtcagctgaagtagcctgcagtgctgcatttaaccactgcaccacctcggctctataattcAGAGAGACTTCCTCTAAATAGATACTCTCTGTAGCTAGCTGCTAAAACACCCCATTCTTGCCAACAACCCAGCTTCTGTCCACTTCCTCATGTACCTCCCCAGTGGGCCGAAGCAGTAATTCCCATCTGAAGTGATGAGCGCTGTCTCCCCCATGTCCATCAGCTGCACACAGAGATCCAGGGCCTGTGAAGAGGAAGAGGgcagaaaaggaaaattatttgGGGAGCAAGGAGGGTGTGCGGGGAAGACAAATAGTCATTCAGACACCCCATttgaacagtgtttcccaaccttcacACATTGGAAAcctgtggtcttcaactcccagaattccccaaccagcatggctgattggggaattctgggagttgaagtccacgcatcttaaaagttgccagggttgactTGGTGCTTACAGTATCTATCACCCTGTTAGATGTATTCCCTTGGTTCCTGTTTATTTGCTGCTTATAACAATTCAGGACATCAGCTACCAATTTATTCTCAAAAGGAATCTTCCCAGAATCCCAATGGATGGAGCTGCAGTCCTTCAACTAAAGGCTATATAGTAAAAGTGCGGATGATGGTAACTTTTCCAAACCAATATAAGAAAAGTGATTCTAACCTTCCATTCTCTCCGGCTTGCCTTTAAATATCTAAAGGTAAAAAGGTTTTCCCAATCCACATCATGAAAATCTCCAGAGGGCAGGGCTCATGTGTGTTTCTTAGACGAGGGAATCAACATTGTATGAAGAcccttcccatggtcatgtggccagcagaaTTATACGCCGAggcgcatggaactctgttacctggtttcccccaaaataagccctccctggataataaacccaatcgggcctttgagcgcatgcgcaaataagccctccccgaaaatattgcaacacagcaggtgaccacacttgctgcctcctgcacctcaaaaataataagacctccccaaaaataaggtcaaacacttagttttttttggggggggggaatcaaaagaaaataagatcctgtcttattttcgtggaaacacggtaccttcccaccaaagtgctaCCTAtatatctactcacatttgcatgttttcgaactgctaggtgggcaggagctggggcaaggaacaggagctcaccctgtcacatagcactcaggtctcgaacctgggctccCTGCTTTGCAGCTGGCAAGCTAAGCATGTTTAACTGCTGACCCCCTTTAAATATCTACTCCACAGGGAAATAAGTTTCTAGTCCCCATTTTTTCCCCAGGCAGACACGCACCTGGATGCCATCAAAATCCCCCAGCGTGAAGGTGAGTCTGGGGTTTTCCTCCACCACTGTCCCATCCTCCAGCATTGCTTTAAACCGGATGGTCACATCCTGGCCCCTGAATGGCCGGGTCTCCTGGCCTTGCCCTGGTAAGAGGACTTTCTTCTTCAGTAAGCCATTCCCTGGAGATGAGATTGAGAGAAGAGTAACTTATTAGAATTAGAATCCTCAACTTAGaggtacagatagttcttgacttacaacccgaACTAAGacctgttgtggtctgccagtggaggtggcagcagattaggacagtgaggaggttggggaggaacttgggccagtcctggagtccggggaaggctcagacaagggctctatgtctgaggaagagagggggccagggccatctgagagttatcagctgccttcagagtcagacatcagtgaggcagacaaagagctggagcctgttcccagtatgcgcatgcacacagttgccagacgaagggaacagctaaataacaggggtcgacttgggaataaggccacaggtggatggtgaggcccctcccagaggaaataaaagaggagcaaaaggggagtggagtttgcaggagacaattagttcacttcattggtttgtgactctccaagactccttgccaaattttgtaCATATTGGCCTGacatctctccaagccagataaggtccgtgactgtaaatcctcccttgaaagactttgctggatgtgaatgagcagaattcacagtcagttaataaaagggggttttgttgggacaaggagtttgcttcatgctcttgggaagcctcggtcagaacaaggaGCAATTTTTTTTGTACCAAAGTGCTGCTCAATAGTTGAGAACTAACAGCGTaatccttattttaaaaaaatgcctcttgaaCTCTACAATATGGAGAAGGTGCTAatatagatacaggtagtccttgacttacgaccacaactgagtccaaagtctctgttgttaagtgagacatttgtgaagtgagttttgccccattttacaacctttttttgccacagttgttaagtgaatcaccgcagttgtcaagttagtaaaaGGACTGTTCAATGAATCTGAATCCTGCCCCCTGTCCTGAATCACAGGCTTTTTCCCAGTCCTAACTCTGTTTCATTTCTCTCCCTGCAGTGGATTTCAGTGAGGAAGAAGAGGCAGAGCtggtggttgctaaatgagtcgTACccaattttactatttttttccccatggttgttaagcgaatcactgcagttaaatgaCGCACATGGCtgctaagtgaatccagctttccccactgactttgctcgtcagatgCCAGCTAGGAAGGTGgcaaatagcaatcacatgaccacagaacactgcaaccatcctaaatacagagttcccaaattttgatctacatgactgtggagatgctgtgACGGTCATAAGTTCAAGGAGCAGTTgtcagtcacttttttgagtgctgttgtaactttgagctaacaaaatggttgttaagttgaggattacaaataccatatttttcagactataagacacaccggtatataagacgcaccaagatttcgaagaggtaagttagaaaaaaaggtttttgtccttCCTggtccccaggagcattctgtaagcttcagcaaggctggggggggagacaaaaatgcctccatttttttgaaaaacgggtggaaaacgggccattttccgCAAACACAGGCATTTTTGCtttccctcagccctgctgaagcctgcagagtgtttctgggggctgggggaaaggcaaaaatgcctcagtttttgcgaaaaacagcccgttttttacaaaaatggggtgtgggggcggggcttcaggagaccCAAAagggctgtatttggtgtataagatgcaccaacatttccacactcttttttttggggggggggtacgtcttatactctgaaaaatacggtatgtagaaCAGAAAGACATCCTTAATAAAGACTATAAGTCCCACAATACCTGCTCTGAGAATCCTGAATCCCATCACATCCGCAGAGAAGGAGTTTGATACAAATCTAGAGGTACCTGCCCCAAGGAacatacaatacaggtagtcctcaatttacaaccagacCCTTAAAAACTGTCCAAAGCAATAATGGACCTTCCTGAGGGTACTTACAAGATGGCTCCAAAGTCCCAATGGTGGTTCCCCCATCCTGAGGTCACAtggcttcatatatatatataaacttgggtatggctagctgatgagagctaaatagcttgaaatagatctatactagtctccctttatttatttatcagcataaatataacaaatgtaacaaaaaaggcaacagtaaaaaatattgggtttctgtctggatggtctcttgtgacgagcctaatgacagagagtggaagtgtgaccttcctcccatacttgggcataccaggggttgtgactttaagtatatacctcccaccctggctggctgataaaggagtcgttctctgtagctcaaatggttaactccctgcctgggaaggcaatggagcacaggttcgattcccaaacttgggtatggctagctgatgagagctaaatagcttgaaatagatctatactagtctccctttatttatttatcagcataaatataacaaatgtaacaaaaaaggcaacagtaaaaaatattgggtttctgtctggatggtctcttgtgatgagccgaaggacagagaatggaagtgtgaccttcctcccatatttgggcataccaggggttgtgactttaaatatatacatacatacatacatacatatatatgatatGAGATATAtatatggctgtttgcagcatcccctcGTCACGTCATCGCATTTTACAAGGGCTTTGCTGAAAAACGGCATTTACTTTTGATTTTCAGCAAAAACAGCCCGCAGTGAAGCATTGGCTGGCTTAACGACTGCGGTGTTGGTTTAACATGGGTGAGCCAATTTACAATTTTCATGACTTACGACTGTGATgtgcaggctccattatggtcatacgtCTACGGACTACCTGTACACGCCAGATGATGTGGGGCAGCGCGTGTGAATAAAGACGGGTCATAAATGCAGTGAGAGTTCTTCCCCAGCACCTAGATAAGGACCCAGGGAACATGGGGGActagaaaagcagcagagaaggGGACAAAAGCTATGGTACCACCTAAAACATCAAGCCATTCCTGGCTCGCCTCCGACTCTTCCTTAGATGGATGTTCCACTTTCGCTTCTTGGTTGTCTTTTTTGGCAGAGCTGGTTGGGACATCCTCCAGTGGTGGGAGACCACTTAAATCCCCGTCGTCTGTACTATCCAGGACTTCAAAATCTTCCCCGTTGTCAATCATGGAACCCTGGGTGGATGCCAGTTCAGATGAGGTCAAGTCGACTAGACTGGTGCCCGCCCAGTCGTCCAGGTCTTCCCCTCCAGAAGCCATGGCGCCGCTGCGCTTCTGATCAGCTGAGCTGCAAGAAGGTGGGACAGAGAAAGAGGTCAAGAGTAAGGCTcgacatttaggcaagaaaaacaaaatgcacaggtacagtgcaggtgataccttgctcaataacagtaactgtgagagggatcttgggagtcctagtggacaaccatttaaataggagccagccgtgtacagcagctgccaaaaaagccaacacagttctaggctgcataaacagagggatagaatcaagatcatgtgaagtgttaataccactttataatgccttggtaaggccacacttggaatactgcattcagttttggtcaccatgatgtagaaaagatgtggaaactctagaaagagtgcagagaagagcaacaaagatgattaggggactggagcctaaaacatatgaagaacggttgcaggaactgggtatgtctagtttaatgaaaagaaggactaggggaaacatgatagcagtcttccaatatctcagggagatatttgccacaaagaagagggagtcaaactattctccagggcacctgagggtagaacaagaagcaatgggtggaaactaatcaaggagagaagcaatttagaactgaggagaaatttcctgacagaaaaattaagcaatggaacaactggaagttgtgaatgctccaacactggaatttttaaagaagatgttggataaccatttgtctgtagtggtgtagggtttcctgcctaagcagggggttggactagaagacctccaaggtcccttcctattcttctattctattctatcctatcccatccctatTCTATTGAGGACACTTGGCTGAGTTTTTTGATTCTTTGCTCCAGTTCCAGGAAATCCACCTCCCATTCTTAACAGACGTGGATAATTCCACAGCcttctggggtccttggtgctttctaagcttgttttcttgcaaaccgtttcattaccaaaccaggtgacatcatcagtgtgcTGATGgtgtacctagtttggtaatgaaatatctgcaagaaaacccccaagctcagagagcaccaaaaccccacagttcgatcctgagctacgaatattttatataaaatattttttcttccttctccctcccccccaccccccaaaaagaagCATCCAAGCACACAACTAACAAAAAAATGTGTTCATTTAATGAACAATGAAAATTCGATGAGAAGATTTAAAAATACTAATGctattaattaaaacattaattcaAAAGGGTGAAAATCACTCAGGAAACCAATTAAACTAGTTAAAGATATGGGAAGAAAAGGCAACATTTGCTCTGCAACCAAaaactgtgtgtgtctgtgtgtatctgaCAACCCTCAGATACAGAGGAATTTCATAAAATGTGATCAGCTACCCAAAAACTCGCCTGGCCCCAGAGATAAGGGAAATCCACCTTCGCATGGAGTTGTTCTCCAGCAGACAGAATGATACAGAGTCATGCAGCCATTATGTTGATTGCTAACAATGCATTTAGCTCCTGTTGTGAAATTCACTCAtccttattaattaattaattacactTATAGGCCACCCATTTTACCTCaaggtaactgttgtggcccagcaggagctgttggagctgccaccagactccgacagcaaagggccctatgagttggctctgaaggaccctggacagggttccgattccgagcagggcgcagagaggctggttggccaccaggaggcacctgagccttggaccattggggaggagacaagggagagtgagccggacgccagcagtgagttattcctggatgcccggcaccgaagagctaataggcgtcaggaacagttgtgcagttacaggaggtaattgcactcagctgatggtcattaggctcctctccagactataaaaggactgcttgtgcatacgcccctcttgcagaagtcaacacaggaactaatgttggagaacattatggtgagcttggcaggctggattgctgccagggcttatctgtgctggattgctgcccaagcttgtctgtgctggtttgctgccaaggacctgtctgtctgttaattaaatgccgtaacttatctttggctctgaGTGTGTGTTGTGTGGGACGataggggtcagaacaggtaactaTTACAAATCGTATGAATTGGCACATCTTGTGATCTGGAGTTCCACAAGCTAAGGAACTCCTTTGGCAAGCTACCCATCCTTGCCATGACCCAAATTCCATTACAAGTATCTTTCCGATGTGCTATTTGGCCCATGGATGTGAGGTAACAAACTGAACACTCTATGGTGTGAACGAAGAACACAGCAACAGCATAATATATTACTGTATTTCTGCGTACATGAGTAAAGTGTGGTCCTATATAAAATAACGATAAGAACACAAATGTTTGCAATCTGAAAGCTGTCACAAAAGAGAGGCCAATGGGAGGTAATGCTTACAGTAATCGCCCATGTGCTTCTATAGCATGATCTTGCTTCTGGTTTTAATATCCTTTTTACTGCTTTATAGCTATCAAAGTATagatgggagggaagaagagaggaagtagcaatagcaatagcagttagacttatataccgcttcatagggctttcagccctctttaagcggtttacagagtcagcatattgcccccacagtctgggtccacattttacccaccttggaaggatggaaggctgagtcaaccctgagccggtgagatttgaactgccgaactgcagttagcagtcagctgaagtggctgcagtactgcactcttaaccactgcgccacctcggctctgagtgaagtggagagggaggaaagaagaaagaaagaaagaaggaaggaaagaagaaaaggatggaaggaaaagaaaggaagggggagaaaggaagggaaagaagggaaagaaaggagaagagaggagaggaaagaaaaggagacagGCAACTCACAGCTTTAAAACCTATGTAAAAATGTAGTAGAGATTGAGCAAACATTCCTTAAAATCTGAACCAATTTGATAATTGCTGGTGCatccaaataaatgattaaaatcGAATCTTGGTTTCAAACTTCAAATAGTTAGAGATATCGAAATTGCTAACAACAGAAACAACACTGTATACTGCCGCAGCAGAGGCGGTACTAATGCAATATATTTTCTCTTGCTTTCTCCCGCATCACTCTAGGGAAAAATAAACATCCTACGTTTATCCCGAGGGAGTTGAAATTACAGTGACCTCAGCAACTCCTCTGAACTCCAAATCTGTTACCAGTTAGTTTGTATGGGGTGTTTTCGACCAAAGTATTTTGCACATATTTCATCCATTCTAAATACCAAATAAGACAGAATAAATGACAAAAGCCCAGAAAACCGCAAAAGATTCCATGACCCGAACAGAGATTTGACAAAGTTATGTTTACTTGGCTTATATTTCAGTGTTTCATATGTGTACACATGTACCCAactgtgtgaattttacattattttatatgAATTTTATATACAGTTTTATATCATTGCAATGGGCCTATTtcagtgttgtttttttccccaatcttggcaacatttataaggtatgtggacttcaactcccagaattccccagccggcatgaattctgggagttggtctacccatcttaaagtttgAAAAACCCAGTCAATAAGCAAAGTCAGGTGAACTGAAATGCCGGCTTATAATATGGTCCTAGGAATATCTATCCAAAAACATAAGATGAATTCAGAAAAGCTTGCTTGTTAAACCTGTACAGAATTAATGCTTTACTTATAaatcaaggttggctcagccttccatccttccatggtcgataaaatgaggacccaaattgttgaggggcaatatgctgactctgtaaaccgcttaaagagggctgtaaagcactgtaaagtggtatataagtccaagactgaaatgctattgctatttacatatataaatattaaatgtaaAGGAACTCAAACTTCATTTGGGCAAGTAAACAAAGGTGCTGAAATACCAACATGCTCATTTCAGATTGAAACACTGAGCAGGTTAGGAATCTCACGTTTTTAGGGAAGATCTGAAAAAAGTTAGTCTCAGTTGCCTAGAAGAGAATAACATCCATTCCAGCTGCTGTGCTGTAGCACCAATTTTGTAAAACTGA
Encoded here:
- the FKBP8 gene encoding peptidyl-prolyl cis-trans isomerase FKBP8; translation: MASGGEDLDDWAGTSLVDLTSSELASTQGSMIDNGEDFEVLDSTDDGDLSGLPPLEDVPTSSAKKDNQEAKVEHPSKEESEASQEWLDVLGNGLLKKKVLLPGQGQETRPFRGQDVTIRFKAMLEDGTVVEENPRLTFTLGDFDGIQALDLCVQLMDMGETALITSDGNYCFGPLGRIPDIPPCASLTLEVELLTAQDAPDLELLSGKEKVSLANRKREYGNVHYQQLNYVLAANSYDIALKVINSNTKVDFSEEEEAELVEVKIKCLNNLAASHLKLDHFEAALRACNQVLEQQPDNIKALFRKGKVLAQQGEYSGAIPILKTALKLEPSNKTIHTELSKLAKKHADQKSIEAEMYRKMLGNPGSTSPPAKCKDKSSWTIPWKWLFGATAVALGGVALSVIIAARN